The nucleotide window GAAAATTACTCTTGATGAGGCAAAAGAGTTATTAAAACGCCATACGCGGCAATTTGCTAAACGCCAGCTTACTTGGTTTCTTCGGGATAAGCGGATTAAATGGATTAACCTGGATAATTCTGTTGATATAAATACCTTGGCCAAAGAATTAGCCAACGAAATAAAACAATTTTCTCATTTAACCATTTAACCATACTTCTATATGGAACGAGCAATTTTAGTAATTACCCATCTAAAACAGGAAAAAAAAGGCTGGGATCTTGAGGATGATGCCCAGGAATTGGAAGAGTTAACTTTGTCTTCAGGTGGCGAGGTGTTAGAAAAAATAACCGTGGAGATAAAAAAACCACATCCTGCCTATTTTATTGGACGGGGTAAGGTTCAAGAGATTGCCATTAGTGCTCAAAGAAACGGTGCAGAGGTGGTTATATTTAGCGATAATCTTTCTAGTACCCAGCAGAGAAACCTTGAAGAGATTATTCAGGTTAAAACTATTGATAGGACACAGTTAATTCTTGATATATTTGCTCGTCATGCGCGGAGTATGGAAGGCAAGATTCAGGTGGAACTGGCGCAGTTAGAATATCTTTATCCTCGTCTTACGGGTAAAGGGATTATGCTTTCCCGTTTGGGAGGGGGCATTGGAACACGTGGACCGGGTGAACAAAAGTTGGAGGTTGACCGAAGGAGGATTAGGAAACGCATTGCCAAATTGAAAAATGATTTAGAGCTGATAAAATCAAGAAGAGATACGTTGAGAAAGAAAAGAAAAGAGCTTGATATTCCCCTTGTAGCGATCATTGGTTATACCAATGCTGGTAAAACCACTCTTCTCAATACCCTTACTGCCTCCCAGGAATTGGTGCAGAATAGTTTATTCAGCACTCTTGATGCAGTTTCCCGAAGATACATTTTACCGGATAAACAAAGGATTCTCTTTATAGATACAGTGGGGTTCCTTCATAAGCTTCCCCATGGACTCATTGAAGCATTCAAATCCACTTTAGAGGAGGTAAAAGAAGCAGATATTCTCTTACATGTTCTGGATATTTCTGACCCGCTGGCGCAAAAAAAGAAAGAAGCGGTTTATGAAGTTCTGTCAGAATTGGAAGCAATAGGCAAGCCGATTATTACTGCTCTGAATAAGATAGACAGATTGGAGAATAAGGAAGTTCTTGAGAATAAGCTTTCACGTTATGAAAATGCGGTAGCAGTTTCTGCGTTGTATGGGATGGGATTAGAACTGCTTATAAATAAAATCACCACTATCCTTAAATCCCGATTGGTTTCTCTAAAAATATTTCTTCCTTTAAAAGAAGCAAAATTTATTTCACTTATCCATCGAGAAGGAAGGGTCATTAAGGAAGAATATTCCCCTCAGGGGGTTTATCTTGAAGCAGAGATTCCTTGTTTGCTAAAAGAGCGCATTGTTTCCAGTTGGAAAAGTTTTGCAAAATAAAGCAACATTTTGTATAATATTTCACCCATGAAGATAAAGACCATAATTTTTGACTTGGGAAATGTTTTGATTAGATTTAGCCATTCTATCGCGGCAAAGAAACTTACTCAGTATAGTCCCTATAGTCACGAAGAAATTCATAATCTTATTTTTGATTCAAACATTGTTTCCCGTTACGAGACAGGGAAGATAAAGACAAAAGATTTCTTTTTCCGCCTTAAGAAACTTCTAAAACTAAACATCGGTTATCTTGAATTACGCAGAATCTGGAATGAGATTTTCTTTGCTAATCCCCCTGTAGAGCTGATTGTTAAGAAATTGAAGGGGAGATACCGTTTGATTTTGCTTTCTAACATAAACTATTCCCATTTTGCTTATATCAAAGAGAAATTCCCGGTGGTAGGAGAATTTGACCGGATCATTCTTTCTTATCGGGTGGGTTTCAGGAAACCACATCCTTTGATATACAAGAAGGCAATAGAAGTGAGCAATTGTTTGCCTGGGGAGATTCTCTATATTGATGACCGTGTGGATTTGGTTTCCGCAGCCCTTGTGTTGGGGATAAATGCGCTATGTTTTAGGACAGTGGGAGAGTTAAAGAAAGCAATGGGACGATTGGGAGTAAATAGCTTATAAAAAGATATGGATATTGAGTTCTACAAAAAAATTAAAGAGATACTAAAAGTTGATCCCCGTTATAAAATTTCTGCCTATGAATTTTTATTTCAGGCGCTTTTCTATACTCAGACAAAATTGAATCGGCGCGGTCATGTTACGGGGAAAGAACTTCTGGAGGGGATAAAAGAGTATGCAGTAGAGCAGTTTGGGCCACTGGCTCAAAGTGTTCTTGAAGATTGGGGAGTAGAAAAAACCGATGATTTTGGAGAAATAGTTTTTAGCTTAATAGATAAGGGGTTGCTTAAGAAGACCGAAGAAGACTCGCTTGAGGATTTTAAAGGAGTATACGATTTTCAAGAAGCATTTAATGAGGAATAT belongs to Candidatus Omnitrophota bacterium and includes:
- the hflX gene encoding GTPase HflX, which translates into the protein MERAILVITHLKQEKKGWDLEDDAQELEELTLSSGGEVLEKITVEIKKPHPAYFIGRGKVQEIAISAQRNGAEVVIFSDNLSSTQQRNLEEIIQVKTIDRTQLILDIFARHARSMEGKIQVELAQLEYLYPRLTGKGIMLSRLGGGIGTRGPGEQKLEVDRRRIRKRIAKLKNDLELIKSRRDTLRKKRKELDIPLVAIIGYTNAGKTTLLNTLTASQELVQNSLFSTLDAVSRRYILPDKQRILFIDTVGFLHKLPHGLIEAFKSTLEEVKEADILLHVLDISDPLAQKKKEAVYEVLSELEAIGKPIITALNKIDRLENKEVLENKLSRYENAVAVSALYGMGLELLINKITTILKSRLVSLKIFLPLKEAKFISLIHREGRVIKEEYSPQGVYLEAEIPCLLKERIVSSWKSFAK
- a CDS encoding HAD family phosphatase: MKIKTIIFDLGNVLIRFSHSIAAKKLTQYSPYSHEEIHNLIFDSNIVSRYETGKIKTKDFFFRLKKLLKLNIGYLELRRIWNEIFFANPPVELIVKKLKGRYRLILLSNINYSHFAYIKEKFPVVGEFDRIILSYRVGFRKPHPLIYKKAIEVSNCLPGEILYIDDRVDLVSAALVLGINALCFRTVGELKKAMGRLGVNSL